DNA sequence from the Strigops habroptila isolate Jane chromosome 4, bStrHab1.2.pri, whole genome shotgun sequence genome:
tgtccaacctggccttgaacactgccagggatggggcagccacagcttctctgggcaccctgtgccagtgcctcagcaccctcacagggaaaagcttctgcctcagagctcatctcaatctcccctctggcaggttaaagccaatccccttggcctgtccctacaggcccttgtccaaagcccttctccaggtttcttgtagcccctttaggcactggagctgctctagggtctccccttaaggagccttctgttccccaggctgacccagcccagctctctcagcctgtctccagagcagagctgctcctgccgtgggagaagagaaggctcaggagggaccttatcgctctctgcaactgcctgacaggaggatggagccaggagggggctggtctctgctcccaaggaacaagggatgggacaagaggaaacggcctcaagctgcaccaggggaggtttagatggagatgagtaacaattccttccccaaagggtaCTCAGGCattgggacaggctgcccagggcagtgctggagtcactgttCCTAGAAGTGTTCGTacaccgtgtagatgaggcccttagtgacatgggttagtggtggccttggcagtaCTGGGGaatagttggacttgatgagcttaagGGACTTTTCCAACATAGTTGATTCTATGGGTCAATGAGTCTATGAGCCTTGTATGGCTGCAGATCAAGCCATGCTTTTATGGGTAGCACCAGCTATGGAGGAGACCACCTCACAGACTTCAGCCCCtcaggcagcagaaagcagctgagaaCCACCAGCAGAGCTGACATCCTCAAAATCAAGTAGTTCATGTGGGTCAGGACCCTGATGGCAACAATGGGTCACAGTGGTCCTGATCAGCCTCACCTGGTGTTTTCTTCGCCTACCACATGCACACTCACCCTCTCCCATGGACTAGGACCCCTCATTGTAGGGGTGCGCCTGGCTGCAACTGACTCCTTGATGGACCTTGGACCTGGACTGTAGGTAGTTTTATTTCTGGAGGGGCCATTGTATTTTGTCTTCAGCCACATCACCTTTTGCTTCTGACTGATAAACCCTGAATCTAGTTGTTCATCTGCCATGGCTGTGGCTGTTGATGGACCCTTTGTGATGTCCAAAGAACTTGTAAGGTGCCAAGTGACTTCTGCCAACCAGATGTTGTTGGCCAGGGGCAGCTGCTTTCTCAGTTGCTGCTGGTGTGGTGCACAGATCTTGTAATCTTTCAAACTCTAGTGGCCACTTCTGTATTGACCCAGTGGAGGACTGGAAAGAAGTTTGCCAACCCATAAACTCTCCAACCACCAACTTCAGGGAATGAAGGAGTTGTGACAAATTAAACTGCTTTAGAAGTGCTCATTGTCTTTAACAAAGAGGAAAGTTTCCTTCTCCTTAGTGTCTATGAAGTTGTCCCCAGGGGCTTGTTAGGAAGAATGAGGTAGGTTTACTATGAGCTTTCTAAGAAGGTTTCAAGATCATTAGAGGCTTCTTTACGATGCCCAGAAGGGCTCGTTAAGCTGATGACTCTTGGGTGGCTGGCCCCCAGGGGAATTCCTTGTTTTGGGAAGCGGAGAAGTGTAATTTGTGATGTAAATAGGTTTAATGACCTAGCTAATGTTGGAGTTCAGGCCTGCTAAAAGGCTTCCAGTGGGTCATGCTATGACTATTGCCTCCACCTACTGCTAGACAAGGCCTCTTATTTAGTCTTATTATGGGTACCACCATGTTCTAACTTTCCATATGCTTGATCTAGTTTTCCCGATACCTTCCTCATATGTTTCTGGTGATGGTTATTTGacaggcagaaggaagaagagacaaaGCTGGAGGATATTTCTTAAAGCAGAACAGTTGGGACCACAAAGTTTGAGGGGAAAGAcaagattttggttttaaagatACTCTATCTCCTTTGGCTGTATATCTTCAATGTCACAGGGACTTGTTCTTGTGTTCTTTTCAAGCATTGGTTTATTAGACTTTGAAGTCCATTGATGAAGGACTTTCTGTGGTTTCTCTAGGCTTGAATTATTCCACAACATTATTCCACATTTTCCATATTCCATATTTAATTATTCCATAACTTTACTTATTGAAATATGTCCACATAAGAAGGTTGATCAGCTGTGGAGAGGCGTTCTCCCTCTGTAGTCAGTGAGGGATTCAGATACAAAATTAGAATTCCAGTGGCATCCAATGGCATCCAGATTTTGGGTGTAATGTCCCTGAGTAACAAATAAACCCACACCACAGAAAGCAGGATGCCCCGTGGTCCATGACTGAGAAAGCTAGTGGGTGAGGAGTAAAACCACCTGTATTGCATGAATGGGAGTACAAAGCACATGTTTAAAAAGGTTAGTTTAATTGTCAGAGAGTTCAGGAGGTCTGAAAATACTCTTCATCTTGCCTGGGTTACTTAAAACCTAATGATGTGTCTTTGAGTTATAGAAGGAAAACCTTTCTCTGATATTCATGTCTGATTGTGTCCTACTCAAATCAGAGTCTGTGAGGACCTGGAGTTGgactgaaatgcagcaggaatCAAGAGGGGCAGAAATCTGTTacagaggaagcaaagcagGTTATGGGTTATGAAAAAATTGgggctgtgcagcctggagaagagaagctgaatggagacctcagaggagcttccagtgtctgaaaggggctacaaggatgctggagagggactcttcatcagggactggagtgataggacaaggggtgatgggtttaaactggaacaggggcagttcaggttagatataaggccgaagttcttccctgtgagggtgctgaggcgctggcacagggtgcccagagaagctgtggctgccccatccctggcagtgttcaaggccaggttggacacaggggcttggagcaacctgctcgagtggaaggtgtccctgcccgtggcagggggttggaactggaggagctttaaggtcccttccaacacaaacatcTCTTTGGAAACAGGGTTGAGAAAATGCTCACAGTGCAAGGGGGTCAATATTAGTTGCAGACAACTGCACCCTTTATTGGAGAAGATGGCAGTTTTGATTGCTAACCAACGTAACAGACATTGAGAGCTCTCCAGGTCTGCAGAGAAATCATAGTAGCAGCTCATGTTTGCAACATAACTTAAATGTTTGTATGCTCTGAAGTTAATTAcaaaactcttcagaaacaaaagacatttaaagCTTTATATAAAGCTCTTATTCTCACAGTTCTTTAACTCttaattcttctttcatttcatgaTGCTATTGGCATTTCCCACTTCTATTTTAAACGAATGCCAGTGAGGCAGGCTGAAGTCACAGTGTCTTTATTTAGTCTCTGGCTTTAAGGCCAAATCCCAAATGTTGTTTAGAAAGTTACTAACTTGCATACAAGTTAGACCTTGTATGGTAGGTCTTTTTGTTTAGGTGTTGTTGGATTTAGCCCATTTATTATTTCATCTCAGTCTTTGTAAAAATACATCTAGAACAATTGCAGGTAGAGAAATAATCACATTTGAGCACTGTTTCAACTCACAGAACTCAAAGCAATACCACCAATCCCTGCAAAGCCTTTAAATAAAGAGGGACTTGGGTCTATTCACTGCCCTTCTCAGGGCACACTTCATGTCCTTATTCCTGAGGCTGTAGATGAGGGGGTTCAGCATTGGGGCTACAATGGTGTAAAACACTGCAACCACTTTGTCCCTATCTTGTGGAGACCTTGACTTGGGATTCATGTACATGCAGATGGCTGTCCCATAGAATATGGTTACCACGGTTAGGTGGCATCCACAGGTGGAAAAGGCCTTAGATTTCACATGTGCAGACTGCATCTTCAAGATGGTGGAAAGGATGTAGGCGTAGGAGGTGATGATCAGAAGAAAGGGGATGAAGACAATGAGGATGCTGAAGATGAAGATGACCAACTCCAGGAGGGCAGTGTCAGCACAGGCCAAGGCCAGCACTGCCGGCACTTCGCAGAAGTAATGGTTCAAGGTGTGAGGTCCACAGAAGGGTAGATGCAAAGTGAGGCTGTTGAGCACCATGGAGCTCAGCAGGCTGCTGGCCCAGGAAGCCATGACCATGTGGATGCAAGCTTTCCTGCTCATGACAGTGGTGTAGAGCAAGGGGTGACATATTGCCGTATATCGATCGTAGGCCATGACCCCAAGCAGGAAACACTCTGTTATGCCAAAAGCCAGAGAGAAATACATCTGAGCAGCACATCTAGAGAAGGAGATGGTCCTCTTCTCGGTCAAGAGGTTCACCAACATCTGGGGGATGTTGCTGGAGACGTAACAGATGTCTAAGAAGGACAGGTTGGCAACGAAAAAGTACATAGGTGACTGCAGCTGGCAATCAGCTCTGATCACTGCAATGATCATGGTGTTCCCAACAATTGTGAGCAGATAAAAAACCAGGAACACTATGAAAAGAACAGTCTGTGTCCTTGGCTGGGAGGAGAGGCCTTGAAAGATGAATTCTGTCACTACGCTTTGGTTTTCCTCGGCCATTATTATTATAGTGGTTTAGCTGTCAAGATAAGAAATTGTAACAAAGTCAACTCAAATCAGTTGCAAGATAAGTGTAACGAGCTCTGAAGAAGAGAGAACATAGAAAACAATGTACAAGACACAACATAACatctattttatattatatgTTATGGTGAccagagaaatgagaacatGTTGAGTAAGTTTTCTCATGGTACATTTAGCTGAACCCCTGATCGTGTTGGTTGCAGTCTAAGTACACAGATTTAACAGAAGAATGCTTAatttatacacattttaatGCCCAACAAAGTTACTATcctctttagaaataaaaattcaatgtTAGACAAAAAACTATGTGTTAAAATCCCAGTTCTTGATACCCTTTCTTAACATGGTAAGAAACATGGAATAGACTTCTAGAGTGAAACAATCCTTCAGGCAGTCTCATCATGACACACATCTACTCTTTTGGACAAATATCCAGAAAGCTGTGTCCTTTTCCTGCAATAAAACCAAACTTCAGCACACAGACCACATCTGGCAAATTAAATATCTCCAACCACCTTAATGTGTATCTAGGATCTTATGGCATTCTCATCACTATAGCTCCTGATGTTCATATTCTGTTCTTACACTGTGCTAAGATGTTTTAAGGCTTTACTATGAGATGAAAGTTTCTGAGTAGTATATGATCACAGCTGTTGGATCCTGAATCTTCATGAAGTAAAAGGTGAGTAGCAGAATGCTTACACTAATAATACTGTATGTCACTTGATATGCTGCACGGTATCTGAGACATCTGAAGGCGGCTGTCACATTTGATGCAGGGATGTTGCAGGGCTTGCGTTCCTTCTCTGGAATAAAAATTGGACAAATGACAGGTCACACCAGGATGTCTCAAGTGCTACCAGGCTGTTAGAGCTGAACAAATTACTTGGATGCCTACTTGATACAGTCAATGGACTCTAAAGGGCGATTCAGATCACCAGATAGTTGGTGATAACTTCATCTCAACTTCTCAGCTGTTCCTGAGAACCTGAGTAGCCTTCTGGACTTAACCTTGGCACCTGATTTATTCCTCAGTCATGACAGAGATTTAGATGTATGGCTTACAGATAAATGCTTATATGTAGGTGCCTAAATCTGATGTCTTAAGCTGAAACTGAATCCTATCCTGTGTGTTTAAGACTAAGCAGACTCTCGCAACCTGAATGAGCAGTAATGCCGTCAAgagaaaatattgcaaaatgaaGCATCTTTCCCAAATAGAAACTGTTCTGGAAGGGAGGTTGATAAATAATGCTAAAAAGCTCAATTCAAGGAGGCAGTTTGCATCCCAAGGTTACTGTCTCAGGTAGGTGAGATGGCTGAGCTGCCACCCTAGTCCATACAGCTGGAGGACTCTGTCTccactgcagcccagggagcTCAGACTACTCAGCATCTATCTCTTGGTCAGTCACAGCAGGCACATCCCTCCTGTCTTGAAAGGAAGGATTAAGGTGCCAAAGCATTGACACCTCTTGCTAATTTAGGTACTGTGATATCTGAGACACCAGTATGGGACTAGCACGTACGATAAAAGAGCTGCAGAAGACTTGTAGCAACCAGCTTTTCACTGGCACCTGTGCAAATATGGCAACAGTTCATATGGAAACACCTAAATTTCAGTGAGATGGGTCTGATCCCTAATGTTTAATGAGGTTAATCCAATTCTTATTCAAGACATGATCTTGCTAGACTAGGTGGACTCTATCAGTTATGGTGTCAACAATAAGAACCTGAATAACATGAAATCCAGCATCATGCTTAAAATGGATGTAGAACTTGAGAGACATCTTTCATTtaaacacatatatacacaGCCATTTTTAAGCCTGTGCCAACATAAAAAGCTACATTGAACTTCTGATTCTGTTCAGTCATTTCTAATTTACTTAACTACACTGTGCAGGCGAAGAACAATTAATTTTTGCCTTCAGTAAACCAGTTGTGGCAATGTTTCTGATGAATATCATACTGCATGAAACAACATCCTGCAGGATCTGAAAACTGCAAGCCtctgggagggagaagggaaatgtACTCTAGCAATAGTATAAATAACTAGAGTGAGATTTTATATAGGGTTTAGTTTTATAAATACTTTGGAGTATCTAGGACAAAGAGGCATCTAGAGGCATCATCCAGGACATGAGAAGTTTCATGGACTTGAGATCTGTGCTTCTATATCATTTACCTCCTTCTGAAAATCCTCTCCTTATATTATCAACTTCAGTAGATTGCACAAGCTCTGAACTTTACATCTTTTGATCTCAAAGCAGTTTGAAGGATGAGGGTCATTTAGGTTTTAGAGGTGAGAAAAAGTAGGCAAAAATAAGCTAAGAACTTTGCTCAAGGTTGAAAGAGGTTTCTTAGAGAAACCATTATCATATCACAGCATATCTATCAGCAGTGACAAACATATCTTGGACCTATGTGAATTCTCATATAGATCAAAATACCTTGAAAGCATCCTGACACATTTCTGTTCAGGTTTTGTaaaattaaagaattttttctgtaCCTGAAAAAGTTGAATCTGCAGCTAGGTTGAAGCTCATCCAATAGTGGGAATACCGATAGCAGAATCCTCAAAATTGCAGACACCCTCCCCAGTCTCAAGAAATGTGAGacatttgtaaataaaaaaataaatgtggagTGGTTTGGTCCTTCACAAGGATTTAACTCATCCAAAGTGATAGCAAACTAGTGCAAGAATTGAAAttgcatttcagattttccCTTTTGAGACACCATAACTAATTTTAAATGCCAAAGGGAAGTGGTCCCAGAGGTAACATTGCAATTACTTCTTAGAAGCACAAGCCCAAGTATACTTTTAAGTCACAAACAATTCTAGTTGCAGTAAAAGTTGTTAAAATTGCCTGTTGCCTGTTCAAGACTTGCTGAACTGTGCGTTACACTTCAAATCTCAAGAGATCAAATATCTTAGTAGATTTGTGGAGTTTCAAGAGGATTGTCTAAACATGGAATTTTATCCAGTTATTCCTATTTTGTGCCAAATGACTTCTGTGAGGGTAAAGCACACCAATACTCTGATTTTGGTCTGAAGACATCAGGAAATGCAGAATCTGATACATCTCATAAGGTGAAATCCTCATCAGATGTCCTGAAGTTAGTTATCTAGGTCTAAGCTACTAACTTTCTGTATAGTTAACAGGGAAAATAGCCATTTTCAGAGCACAAGGGAAACACTTCCTCCATAATCAGCTCAGAGGAATCAGCATTTCTAGACAGTAGTTGACCTCTTTGTCAGGAGAGAGGAAGATAAATACCTATATTTGATGAAATGACTTGTCAAGGGCCAGCGGAGTGGGAAGGCAGTGGTGGAACAGACAGGCTAGATAGTTTCCCCTGGCACCAGGTATTCATCTCTTTCCCATCCATCTCCTTCCCCATCCATCTGCCTGGACCCAAGATGGGCACCTCAGGAAGTCAGAAGAGTTCTCAGGGAACTGCACAGGATtcagtaaatatatatatatatacacataactTCAGCTGTCTGAACTGCAAAACTTTGGGCTCAGTGACTGGGTTTATCTCATGACATATTTTTGATGAGGTGTTCGTGCTGGATGAGGTGTGCCAAAAGTTCAGACAAACTTTTGGAGGCCTGAGGGGAAATAAGACCTCACTTTGGACCTGCTTCCATTAGGAATATAAGCATCTTCAGCCAGGATAAAGAGGTGTGCTTGTCTCTGAGGAGAGGCCATCATCTGTAACCCTCTCCTAGGGCTAGGTGCTTAAAAACCAAGTGTTCCTCAAAACCAAGATGTTCTTTTTTATCTTGTGCCCAGTAACACTAGAAAGAGGCAGCTTTGTCAGCCAGCTGTGATTTTCTTtgccagagctggaaaaatctTAACAGGGAAGGATCATAACACTCTCATCCAGTTTCTGATACTCTTTCTCTGAACATCTGTTTTTGGCTGCCATCAGAAATCGATACCCCTGAGTTGACCCATCTCTCACCACAGAGCTACTCTCATATTCTTGGAAGTGGGGCTGCCCTGTTGGAACAGCAGGATGGGAGCACAGACAGCTCTATCATTGAACAGCCAGCTCAAGCAGGCACCAAACTGTTGGCAAGCTCTGTTTGGTGATCTTTTTTTATCCTGCTGCTTCAGGAGAACCTCCAGTCTTTCCCTGCAGTTGCTCATTCACATCTCTACACATACGGTCTTCTTTGACGTGGTCTTTTGCAGCAGGATGCCTGGAATTGTATAAAGCTGTCCCTGTGAATGAATCAAATAGTGGGGAGTCCAAATAAAGTGAAGGAAAATACCCCGTATCAATGAAATCCCCATACTAATAATTGTCTGTGCATTTGCACTTCACATTTGTCACTGAAAATTACACTTCACCTATTTGCATATCTGGCTAATCTCATACAACCAGTGAGGGatgaaaattaatcattttCAAGTATCTATTCCTAAAGAGAAATGATTCCTGAAATTCGTGATATGCCTTCAAAAAACTATTTCATATGCCTATTGCTCTTGAACTTCAATTGAAACCTTGACAAAGATTGACTTTTACTGCTTACTATAACTATACAGACCAGTTGTAGATGGCTTCATATGTCTCCTGAGCCACTCCAACAGTCACTGCCATCATTCATGTCTCATATGAATATCCTGTATTCTTACAAAGTGTATGTTAGCCAAAATGTAGAaccagttctggtgtcctcaacataaaaaggacacggagctgttggagtgagtccagaggagggccacgaggatgataagagggctggaacacctcccatatgaagacaggctgagagagttggggctgttcagcctggagaagagaaggctgcgtggagacctcatagcagccttccagtatctgaagggggtctacaaggatgctggggagggactcttccttagggactgtagtggtaggacaaggggtaatgggttcaaacttaaacaggggaagtttagattagatataaggaagaagttctttacagtgagggtggtgaagcactggaatgggttgcccagggaggttgtgaatgctccatccctggcggtgttcaaggccaggttggacagagccttgaaccacgtggtttagggcaaggtgtccctgcccatggcaggggggttggaactagatgatcttaaggtcctttccaacccttacgattctatgattctatgattctatgattctataatatgGTTAAGTTGTGAATATTCACCTGTTTTTTCACTTCTCCATATTTGCTGTGAAGAAGGTGTTtcttaggaggaaaaaaggattttttccttaagCAAAATTCAATTATATTATTACTGTGTGCTTTTTTACTGTCTGCAATGCAACCAGGGCAGATTTTCCTGTCTGTCTTTTGTATGGTGC
Encoded proteins:
- the LOC115606136 gene encoding olfactory receptor 2D3, whose translation is MAEENQSVVTEFIFQGLSSQPRTQTVLFIVFLVFYLLTIVGNTMIIAVIRADCQLQSPMYFFVANLSFLDICYVSSNIPQMLVNLLTEKRTISFSRCAAQMYFSLAFGITECFLLGVMAYDRYTAICHPLLYTTVMSRKACIHMVMASWASSLLSSMVLNSLTLHLPFCGPHTLNHYFCEVPAVLALACADTALLELVIFIFSILIVFIPFLLIITSYAYILSTILKMQSAHVKSKAFSTCGCHLTVVTIFYGTAICMYMNPKSRSPQDRDKVVAVFYTIVAPMLNPLIYSLRNKDMKCALRRAVNRPKSLFI